CTGCTCGCCTCCTTCGCCGTGCTGATCGGTCTGCTGATCTGGTTCAACCTCGTCTGCCAGGTCGTGCTGATCGTCGCCTCGTGGATCTCGGTGGGGATGAGCGACGCGGGCATCTCCGCCCGCAAGCTGACACCGGAGGAGCGGGAGCGCGAGCAGCAGGAGCAGCTGCGAGCCGCCCGCCGCACGCTCGCCGAGGCCGAGCGCGAACGACTGCGCTCGGCGCTGCCCGAGGCCTCGCTGCTCAAGCGCCGGCGACTCGAGAAGCAGCTGGCGCGGCTCGAGGAGGAGCTCGACCAGCCCGCCGCGTGATCTCGCGCAGTCCGATGCCCGTCGGACTTGTCCGTTTGTGTTGACTTCCCACACGAACGGGTCTAAAAAGATGTAAACGCAGATCCGAGGTCGGCAACGACACCGCGGATCGCGAGCATCATCACGGCGAGACGACGGAGTCCACATGTACGCACCGGAGCGGCACCAGGCGATCCTGGACCGTGCCCGCTCGGACGGGCGGGTCGAGGTCCGCGACCTCGCGCAGTCCCTGGCGGTCACGCCCGAGACCATCCGCCGCGATCTCACGAGCCTCGAGAAGCGCGGCCTGCTGCGCCGGGCCCACGGAGGCGCGATCCCGGTCGAGCGGCTCGGCATCGAGCCCGAGGTCGCCGCCCGCGAGGGCCACCTCGCCGCCGAGAAGGACCGCATCGCGACCGCCGCCCTGGCCGAGGTCCCCGACGGCGGATCGATCGCCATCGACGCCGGGACCACCACGGTCCGCCTCGCAGAGCTGCTCCCCCTGGACCGCCGGCTGACGGTCGTCACCCACTCCCTCCCCGTCGCGATGGCGCTCGTCGGCCGGCCCAACATCGATCTCCACCTCCTCGGCGGCCACCTGCGCGGAGTCACGCAGGCCGCGGTCGGTCCCTGGGTCACCCAGGCGATCGCCTCCGTCTCGGTGGACGTCGCCTTCATCGGCACCAACGGCATCAGCCGGGAGCGCGGGCTCACCACCCCCGACCTCGACGAGGCCGTCGTCAAGACCGCGATCATCGCCTCCGCGCGACGCGTCGTCGTCCTCGCCGACCACTCGAAGTTCGGCCGCCAGGACTTCGGGCACGTCGCCCCGCTGTCCGCGGTCGACACCGTCATCACCGATCGCGAAGTCGACGACGAGCTCGCCGACGACATCGAGTCGGCCGGCCCGGAGGTCGTCCGCGCATGATCGTCACCGTCACCGCCAACCCCAGCATCGACGTCACCCTGTCGACCAGCGGCTTCACCCTCGGCGAGGTCAACCGCGCGCACGACGTGCGCCGCGACCCCGCGGGCAAGGGCGTCAACGTCGCCCGCGCCCTCGCCCGCAACGGAGTCGAGGCCACCGCGGTCTACCCGGCCGACGCCTCCACCGGTCTCGACCTGTCGACGATGCTCGAGGCGGCCGGCGTGCGCTCG
The genomic region above belongs to Rathayibacter sp. VKM Ac-2759 and contains:
- a CDS encoding DeoR/GlpR family DNA-binding transcription regulator; protein product: MYAPERHQAILDRARSDGRVEVRDLAQSLAVTPETIRRDLTSLEKRGLLRRAHGGAIPVERLGIEPEVAAREGHLAAEKDRIATAALAEVPDGGSIAIDAGTTTVRLAELLPLDRRLTVVTHSLPVAMALVGRPNIDLHLLGGHLRGVTQAAVGPWVTQAIASVSVDVAFIGTNGISRERGLTTPDLDEAVVKTAIIASARRVVVLADHSKFGRQDFGHVAPLSAVDTVITDREVDDELADDIESAGPEVVRA